CCAGAGACCACACAGTAGGTATTGATGACGGCAAGCTCTAGAAGCAGCATCTTCACCCCCTGTCCCCGTGGCTGCTGGGGACCCAGGGCCATGCatatattaggcaagcactctaccactgagctgcatccccagcccagaaacaaTAGCGCTCTCCAAGCCTGTATGGAAGGTGTTCCTTTGTGAACATGATTTGGACTCCGCATGGCAGGCCAGGTGCTCTTCAGCATTACCACAGGGCCCTTGGGCTCTAGAATGGGGTTTGGGTCTAACATTGCTCTCACAGTTTCTAGCTAACAGCAGTAGTAGCTGCTCTTTGGAGGATTTATGTCCTGACACTTTGGTggtatgtgttttctttttttttaaaaaaaaaaaaaaaaggcagtttcGTCAAGATTGGAAATTTGCTTTGCAATACCTTCAGGAGTTTTCCACAGTTCACTGGGGGTGATGCTGCAGCTTCGCTTACAACAGTGATTGCCTCATCTGTAGCTTCAAAGCCTCAAGCTTAGGTGGTACTCAATCTTGCGACCCTTCCTGAGAGGCTTCAAAAGTGAAATACAGAGCCAGGTAGTCTGTGtatcacacctgtgatcccagcaactcagctaaggcaggaggaccacaggtttGATACCAGCCTCAGCATTCCttgcaagaccctctctcaaaaagggctggaagctgggtgcaatggcacatgcctatagtcccagaaacttgggaggctaggATAGGAAGAGCTtgagttccagaccagcctcagcaacttagcaaggctctaagcaattcagcaagaccctacttcaaaaaaaaaaaaaaaaaaaaacaagggatgggaatgtggcccagtggtaaagcaccctgggttcaatcccgtaTCAAAAAGAAGAGCTGGAGATAAaccttagtggtagagtgcccttagTGGTAGAGGTCCCTCCATACTGGGACCTGAAATCCTCACGTGGTAGGTCATGTAGCTCAGTAtagcttgcctagtatgtacaaaGCCCAGGATTTAATCCCTAGCgtcaagaaacaaacaaaacaaagccttcACAAAGTCATCTTTCTCCATCACTGGGCTCTCGAGGTGTTCAGTTTCCTGCTAGAGCCAGGTGTGGTTTGGTtatgtagttccagctactcaggaggctgaggcaggaggatcgcaagttcaaagtcagcctcagcaacagcgaggtgctgagcaactcagtgagaccctgtctctaaataaaatacaaaatagggctggggtgtggctcagtggtctagtgcccctgagttcaatctctggtacccaccccaaaaaaaagaagagcttTCCACTGTATGAGGCTAGTCTCAGTGGCCTCACAGGCTCACCATGTACACTTAGCACAGGGATGTCACTGGCTTGAGCACACCGTATTTGGGAACACCATGAAGCTTTCTGGAACCGactattttcacaaattttgTCACTTAGTGCAAAATATTGTACACAACATTATATACATACTTGACCATGTtttttgttgggtttttgttctgttttggttttgtttctttctttttttttttttttttttttttttttggtactaggaatttacCTAGGGATgctttcactgagccacatccctggtcctttggtttttttttttttattttgaaacagggtgttgctaaattgctaaggttggccttgaacttgtgatcttcctgcctcagccacccaaattgctgggattacagggcatgtgccaccatgcctggcaagattATGCCTTTTATGTGTGCTTTCTCAGGACATTTTATCACTTCCAACTTCTCCTTGGCCTCCAAAACTTACCTACTTATTTTATGATGCTTCTCCCTATCCTTCGATGTTTTCAGATACCAAGGTGGGGATATAGGGTGACGGCACACCACAAGCCCAAACAGTAGAAGCAGTAGGTGACCTGCAAAGATGGCAGCTTgtgccacctcctccatccaATCTAATGCCAAGTTCTCCACTTGCATAGTCATTGGTGATGCACAGAAGTGACCATCTCTGAGCCTTAGCCACTGTTCTCGTGAGACCGTCAACCCCAACCCACCGGGCTGCTGTGTGCATAAATGACACACAGGTGTCTGTACCACCTTGGTTCTTGCTCTGAACATGTGCTATCataacttccaaaaaaaaaaaaaattgtgccccCACATTGGATGTCCAAATCAAATATAACCACCAGGGCAGGGTTGGCTGCAAAATCATTCAAGTGGCATTCAGAAACTGAACTCAAGGAGCACCCTCTTAGCCAGGTAAGGTCAGAAGTGTCCCCCTGTGGTTGGGTGTGTGCTTCTGCAAATGCACGATGGTCCTGCTCCACAAGGTTGGGGTGCAGCCAGGCCCCTCTTCCAGGAATGCACTCCTGTAcctgagattttatttatttgattttatttgcagTTCTggagagatggaacccagggcctcacgctatgccaggccagcactccgccactgagctacaccccaggccTCGTGCGTAATGATCTTGCAGATGGCATCAGAAGAATGGCAGATCCCACCAGGTCCATCTGTGGATCCAAACTCAGCAACCTCAGCATACGGGTTTCCCCAGATAACTCCCTTGAAGGCTGAGGAGGGCAGTGAACCTTCTAGAAAGGAACCCCGGCTGGGTTGTGCCCTTGAGCAACTTCCTTGCTGCCTTTTATCAGCCTCAGTGATCTTAATTCTAAAATGGGCCCCTGTGAATGTTTTTCTCATTGTGTGGTGACAGGGACAAAGAAGGAGGACCCAAAAGGCACCTGGCACAACAGggagtcttccttccttcctggcagGAGTGACTCAGATCCGCCCAATTGACAAGAGGCCAAAAAGACACAACATCTGTCTATTTGTATTCAGAGCAAATTCCATGTTGGGATGGTGCCAGAGGGGCCACTCCATCATGGGAGCAAACTGACTTATCTCTGTCCTGCCCTATGAAGCCTGGGGCTCCACTAGGGTGGTCACCCTGGGAAGGCCCTGACCCGGCTCTGCCAGGCAGTGACACAGGGATTAAAGTGGTTCaggggtggctggggttgtggctcagcagcagagcacccACCTCGCACAGGCGagaccctgggcttgatcctctgcataatataaaaataaataaataaaatagaggtattgtgtccaactacaactaaaaaaacaaatatttaaataaataaagtggttCAGGGGCAGCAAACCTGCCTTCCTTTTAGGGAACCGCCTtcttgggtgagggttagcaCTTGACAGTTCACAGGGCTTAAAAGCTTTAAGAggggtttgggggctgggggtgtggctcaagctcccctggcatgtgtgcagcccgggttcgatcctcagcaccacaaacaaagatgttgtgcccaccgaaaactaaaaaataaatattaaaaaattctctctctctttaaaaaaaaaaaaaaaaaagacaagtttgGGTTCTAGGTTTCAGCAATTCCTTATGAGAGGCCGGAGGGTTGATAGTGAGACTCAGGTTTGTGTCCCACTTCATCCTACGTTAGTTGTGTGAGCCTGACGTCAAATGTTCTCAACTCTAAACATGAAGTTAATGTTACTGATACGCCCACACAGTGGAATGTCACTCAGCcaccaaaagaaatgaaactggccaggcacagtggtgcacggtaatcccagtggctcaggaggctgaggcaggaggatcaggagttcaaagtcagattcagcaaaagcgaagccctaagcaattcactgagaccctgtctctaaataaaatgcaaaatagggctggggatggggctcagtgacttcaattcctggtacaccCCTGCACAGCCAAAAAAAAGATACTAACTGAACACAGTGGCttatgcctatgatcccagtgactaaggagactgaggcaggaggttcacaagttcaaggacagcctaggAAAGttaccaagatcctgtctcataattaaaaataaaaagggctggggggtgggacctgtggctgtggctcagtggtagagcgcttgcctggcacgtgtgaggcactgggtttgatcctcagcaccacataaaaataaaataaaggtattgtgtccaactacaactaaaataaatatatatatggggtcccatgcctgtaatcccagcagcttgggaggctgaggcaggaggattgcaagttcaaagccagcctcagcaaaagcgaggccctaagcaactcagtgagaccctgtctctaaataaaatgcaaaacaggactgaggatggggctcggtggttgagggcccctgagttcactccccaataccaaaaaaaaaaaaaaagaagaagaagaagaagaaggaggaggaggaacagacagacagaaaAGGTTCTGTACTGTATGAttccatatatatgaaatatctaaaatagGTAAATCCATAGAGAATGCAATTAAGTAAAAATGAGATAACATAGGAAAAGGGTCTGGCAGGTAATTGATGTATTGTTTCACCTTTCAGATAAAATTACCATTGCTTTTATTACTTTCTCTAGAAAGTGAAAAATCTCGATCACGCCCTGGAAGGTAACACAGAAGGAGAAGGAGGTGACCAAAAAAATAGTCTGAGGTATGGTAGCTAAGGACAGCTCAACATTCAGCCCCTCCTGAACTAGATGCAGCTGTtgggtcttcttcttctttttttttttttttcccctttaataaTGTTTCTTGGGGTTTCTTAGCTCTTGGAGTGTTTTGCACAAGCTgaagctttggaaaaaaaaattcactgtgtGAGTCCTGGTCTCTCCATTCTGTGACACTGAGGTACTTGGTGTGCCCAGTGGTCAGTCCCCAATGTGTGCCCCAGGCAGTGTTGAACAATGACATAAAGAAGCATTGTCACCAGAGAGAACCCTGAGACCTCATCTGGAGAACAGAGTTTGGTTTCAGTGTTgagcctcctttttttttggtactggggattgaaactagggatgctttaccactgagccaccaccctctatttttattatctatttcattttattaattattttttattattaattttattatttttatttgagcaacttgctaaattgctgaggctcgccttgaccttgcgatcctcctgcctcagcctcccaagtggctaggattacaggagtgcacggTGCCCAGCCAGAGCCTCCTTATCACTGTGGTTAGCAGGTAGCTGGTGTGAGAAATCAAAGGATTCTCAGTTCAGAATTCTACAAAGCTGAGCAACATTGCCATCTGTTGGTGTTATTTCAGTGACTAATTTCCTTTATTACACGTAAAACCTATAGATATGGGACTTTGGTTTTGTAGGAGTGGGGAATTTGTAGCCTCATaacatgaaagggaaaaaaatatataaagcaaaccACCTCCAGACCAGAGAGTGACCCCTAAAAGAGGGAATGGGGACCTTCTGAAGCCTTGAAAATTCAGCAGTGCAGCCCTAAGAGAAATTAGCATGAAGTATTATGAAAACATTCTATtattatcagtttttattttagctGATTTTGTAATGACATAATTTTTACCTCCTTCCCATTTTGCATATTGAGGTAAACAAtccttattttctccttttgtctCTAATGATGGTGAATGGCTAACCCAGATGCTGGCATACCCTGGGTATGGTGGGTCTTAACCCCTGCAGTGACCCAGGCGTTGAATGCACGGCTTTGCAGACAAACCTGGGTATGAACCCCAGTTCTGTCGTTATATGACATTGGGAAAGTATCTTCATATGCAAAAGAGACATAATGTTGGTTCCTTGAAGATGGGAAATTAGACTAGAGAAACTGACACCTAAAACAGAGTGTGAAGGAGGGGAAGTTGGAATACAAATGCTCCTCCACTTAAGATGGGATTATACCTCTAAACCCACCATAGCCAGGTAAGgagatgcacacctgtaatcccagcctccgggaggctgaggctggaggatccccTCGACTACAGTAAGCtgaaatagacttaaagaaaaccACACATCTTTTTATTAACTCTAATTAGATGCATTTGGAAATCCTCAGGACCAATTAAAGACAGTGACCCCTGAATGTCCTGTCCCCTCCACCCTCACTCATAGCCCTCAGCACAAACCACCTCAGAAGGAGGGCTTGTTCCTTGGTCAGGATGGTCAACTGCGTAGAAACCATGCTTTTCTATTGCCCGGTAGAGGGTGATGTACTTGGAGGCCAACCGTGTCCTTGGGATCACATATTTCTCCGTGAATTCATTCTTGTCCAGTTGCTCTTTGCCTTCTGTGGTCAGAATGCAGTTAATGAATGAGAGGGTGTAGCTGTAGCAGTTGTGGTGGTCTTCGTCATACCTTTCAGGAGAGGGATACAGAGAAGAAAAGCTGAGCTGTGTGTTTGtatgcatgcatttatttatttaaggtatGACCCAGCATGGCGGTGCATACCCgccatcccagtgacttgggaggctggagcaggaggatcagaagttcaaggctagcctcagcaacttagcaagaccctgtctcagaataaaaaataaaaaggatgtggcttagtggtaaagcacctctgagttcaatccccagtaccaaaaagagagagagacagagtctctctgtgctgcccaggctggcattgaactgagctcaagagatcctcctgctaCAGCCTCCCCAGAAGCTGGGACTATTGGTGCACCCCACAGCACCAGCCCCTGAGAGGCTGAACTTTAAAAGCTTCTAAGGAACAGGTTGTGAAGCTATGGAAGGACTTTCATAATTGAAATCTGTTTCCTCAGGGGATAGGGCCCCTTTATGTGCTGACCCACTTACTTATGAAGCCTCCAGAGGTACAATTCTGGGGGACAATGGCATCTTGGGCTATATCTGCTTATTAACCAAAAGACAGGTAGGAGTAGGCTCACCCAAGCATTTAGGACTTAGGTGCCTATAAACTGCCAACCTGGAGAACTTAATTTGAATGAGAGTCTACATTTTAGAAGTGAAATTCCATACCTAAGTTTTATGATAGCCCACAGGATCAAAACTCATTGCAAGGGAAACTGCAGAAACATTGAAATTCACAAGTATACTATCCATCTTCTAAAAGGGTGAGGGAGAAAGGAATTGAGAAATcaatttcaaaattgctaaaattaaaaaaaaaaaaaaaaagatcccccACAGGGATCACACCTGCATGCAGAATGTGGTCTTCGTAGCCACCCACCTGTGTGGCAGCCAGGCTCCCATGGCTGAGAAGTCTTCCAAGTACCTGTTCCACTGGTCTCTCAGTCCAAACATGTTGGGCTGCACTAACGGGACACTTAGACTCTGCTCCCATCCCGCTTGGTCTCGCCGGACACCGCGTTGGTTGTAATTATACACGACCCCTGCAAACCAAAGTCACACAGAGCCCAGGGAAAAACTCATGTCTGTTAAAAGGCACCTCAGACAAGAGCAGCAGCCACCTCAGGAACTTGTCCTTTGGTGAATGCAGGCTCCACTTTCCTGCTACTgtcagagagcaagagagagactcTAGAATAAGTATGGGAAGCAGCAATCCATCGAGTGAGATTTAGATATGAAATTTAGATGTTTTATTGTCTAaaattatttgttggtttttttagtacttgggatcaaacctagggatgctctaccactaagctacaccccccaagtcttttttttttttttaatgagacaagttctcataagttgctgagggcctcgctaagttgctgaggctagtatccaacttcccatcctcctgcctcagcctcccaagtggctgggattaccagtaattaccaccatgcctggctaaaaacaaaaattttaaaacggGCTCTGCGGGGTGTAGATCAGTGattgttctggtttggatgtgaggtgtcccccaaaagcccacgcacgtgtgagacaatgcaagaaggtttagaggagagattattgggttatagcctgaccctaatcagtgaattgatccctggtGGGgtgaactgagtggtaactggaggcaggtggggggaGGCTGGAGGAAGGGGTTTGCTcagggcgtggctatggggtatatattttgtatctggagcgtGGAGTCTCACTCTCTCTGTTTTTTGATCCACacgtgagctgtttccctctgccacactcttctgccatgatatcctgcctcactggagccctgaggaatggagcctgccttctatgaactaaaacctctaaaatcgtgagccctcagataaacctttcctcctctacagttgtccTGGtcgggtccttttagtcacagcagtgagaaaagTTGACTTAAAAGAGTGGTAtggtgtttgcctagcatgcaagagttggggttcagtccccagttctgcaaacaaacaaaaaccagttcTAGTTTGTGTTCATGTTGTTAGTTTCCTCTTCCTCCAACAGGAAAAACCAACCAGAGAGGCCAGAACTAAGAGCCCCACCTGCTCCCAGGGTCCAGGCCCTTCTCCTGCAGAGGAAAATGATTCTGGTTTCTGGTTACAAACTCTGCACCTCAGAACTCAATCCAGCCAAAGGAGCATTCTGTGTAATCgccatatactttttaaaaaatttttgcagtgctggggatggaacctagggcctcctgcatgctaggcaagcactgtaccaggGAGCTACCCCCACAgcttaccttaaaaaaaaaaattaagcaaagtaCTTCAGGTCCTCCCACACCCTCAGGTGTTCTAACCTTCAGCTTGATTCCTGAATCCCTCATGGTGCTGGGACCCAGTGGCAGTAGGTTGAATATAGGATTGGGAAATCAAGGGATATGGGTCCAGAGGTTCAGACTCAACATGTGGAGGTCTTGGGCAACTCAACCTCTCAGGAAGTctgttttttcctctctaaaaGTCAATGAAAAAATGTGCAGGTTTGCAGGGGTCTTCACTGAGAAAAACACTGAAGAGCTTTGaaggggctgaagatgtggctccgtggtcatgTTGTGGGAAACAGACTGGCTGAGAGGCAgactggagaggaggaggaggagaacgcCAAGCATCATTTCACCCTGGTGGGCCCAGAGAAGAacaaactccaaattctgagcccCGATCCACAGTTTTCACAGCATTTATAGATTATTTGGCGTCATCTTAGAATGGGTCTACATTCTATCACTGGacccttttttcccctcttttaaaaagaattcctagccggcgtggtggtgcacgcctgtaatcccagcagctcaggaggctgaggccggaggatctcgagttgaaagccaacctcagcaatttagcaaggcacttagcaacgcagtgagaccgtatctctaaataaaatataaaaaagggctggggatgtggctgttattgagtgcacctgagttcaatcctcagcacccccccccccaaaaaaaattcttaatctaCGTGGCTGAAGGCCTGTGCAAGGTCTCTTAATAAAGCATGCTCACAGAAATGGATAAGAAGAAATGGCTCTTTTTACAGGCATCTGTTAAATCTCTAGCCTTGAAAGCCTGGCACAGGGGTGTTTACCTATCAGGAGGGAAGAGTCATATTCCCAGTGCAGTGTTTTACTGTCCAAAAGGTAGGGACCATAGTTAAttaggcttcctggagaaaggctgagagaagagagaaaaattgacTTTCCCCACGTTTCTTACCATAAGGCTTTGtttgcttaatattttttagtcgtcgttgatggacctttatttaatttatgtatttatttatttatgtggtgctgagaatcaaacccagggcctcacacatgctaggcaggtgctctactgcCAATCCCCAACCTCAGCCCTCACCATAACACTTATAATTTCTTTTCACAACCAGGTCTGGTTTTGCCATCACCATAGAGCGCTCATCTAAtacgtgcaatgccctgggttccatatcTGGCACTGTGGGCGGGGGGAAGCTTCCAAATATTTAGTATGTGAGTGGTAATAACTTGCCATAGAGTCaagtgtttctatttttttttttttttttttgcaggggccGGGGGTAGCTGTTCCTACCTCATGGTGGAACAGCAGGATCACTAGTTAAATGTTGCTATAATTACATCTTTTCTAGAAATACCAGTCTCAAACTGGGTGTCGTggcatgatttatttttaattaaaagtatgcAAATACACTCACCATTTGTGTTAGTGATTCCAACATGGAGATCAGACTTGCCATCATACTCCCTGAAAGAAACActtgttattataattatttatttacttcttttaatgctgagtattgaacccagtggctctaccactgagctgcatccccagcccatcttacttttatttttttttttactttgagacagggtttcgctaagttgctacagctggcctcaaacctgggatcctcctgcctcagcctcccaagttacttggatgacaagcatgcaccaccatgcccggcaagTTCTCATATGAAATATCTAGTCCCTCTATATACTTAAAGTAGAAGTGGTAGGAAGAAAACttttttgtaaatatctttttaaaactgaTGGGAAATAGCATTTGGAATCGTTAACCCACCTCTGAATGGTATACTGTAGGCACTTGCTCACTGGGCTGAGGGTGGCAGAAGGAAAGACATTACACAGGTATTTTGTTAGGAAATACTAGAAAATTCTAGTTTACTCATTGCCGTGTATGTTCTGTGCATTTTGTCCAACTTTGCTGCACTGTATACATTATGCATCTACTGGAGGAAGGAGACTTAATTCTGTAATACCTAATCTCCAGATATTAAAACGGTTGCCAGTGTATGACATTAGTAGTTGGTAAACTAACACATTCTGTACACTTtgtgttaaaattcatagaaaggcAGTCTTCAGAAAAGGACTCTTGAAAGGAAATGGTAACAGGACCTCCGAGAGACACCTGAGACAGGAGAGGAGGAATTGGAAGAAATGGAGGATTCTAGGCTGGAATGCCTACAAGATGGAATGCCTAGCTTACAAGATGCTTTCAGATAGAACCATCTTCACGTGTGAGTAGTTTATTGGGCTCTACTGTGGACATTGTGGACACACTTAAGTCCTTATTGGAAACATCTAGTCTTTCTAGCTCTTTAGAGACTCACAAAGTATATTAAAAGTAGAGGTAGTAAATAAAGCATTTGGtagattaaaaaggaagaaagagaaggaggaaaagcagCAGCAGCCTATGATAGAGGTCCTCCCCCTCTCGTGTGGCACCTTAAGATAAAGGGCTAGGGACTGTAGCACacaatcctgaggcaggaggattgcaagtgtgaggccagcctcagcaagttagcaaggccctggtcaataaaatttgaaaaagagctggggcagtagcttagtggtaaagcacccttggattcaattccctgtccccccccccaaaaaaaaaagtatataaacaaacataaaaatgcatggggttgggctggggttgtagctcagaggtaaagtgctcgtctagcacatgcgaggcccagggttcgatcctcagcgccacatataaataaagatattttgtcaactacaactaaaaaataaatattaaaaaaatgcatgggGTTGGGGGGGTATAGCGGTGCTTAGCAGGTGCTTAGCATACATGGGATGctaaattcaatcctcagcaccaagagGCGAGCTTAGGGCCAGTCTGAAATTCGATCATGCATCATGTCATTTCAGAAAAGCGGGTCTATGGCATCCCTAGGAGAGCTCTTCAGTAAGGATTTGTTTTCTGGGCCAATGTTATGAGAAGGAAATCCTGAATTCTGGCCACTTGATTCAAAAGCTTTTGGAATCCAACCAGTTAATGACTCAGAGGGGGCTCTTAGGAAAGAGCTGGGCCTCTGTGGTTCTGTTTAAGGTGGAAGCGAAGGTCCTGCTAGGCTGGGGAGCCACAGTCTGAGCTGAATGTGAATTTTGGAATAGAAGGAGCACAGGGTTGAAGCCTCATGATTGACACTTGGGCCAGGCTTATGTGCCTGATCCCTGGACCTCACCACCTGCAAAGTTGGAGCCATCCACCTTTGACAGCTGAGGGATTAGAGACTTGGAGAGGGTTCTCAGAGCTGGTTAGTAAAAGAACCAGGATAAGAGATGAGTCTTCCTCACCCCAGAGCCTGAACATACTTCCTAAATAAAGTGCATGCCATCATTCAATAACATGCACGCCACTTTAAAAACCTGGTTTATACAGGGTCATTTTCAATTCTATTTGTAAACTCCACAGGAACAGTTGAgacataatgttttctttttgatttctgcattcattctttttttgggggtgggggggcactcaaccactgagccaccttacca
This window of the Marmota flaviventris isolate mMarFla1 chromosome 20, mMarFla1.hap1, whole genome shotgun sequence genome carries:
- the Mkrn2os gene encoding MKRN2 opposite strand protein, with product MYCPEAGKPLIKFTHCKKSIYSFSVPRHCPLCQQEVGSGKLEEAPVSISNPFTDGHQEKCSFLLRPTQGTFLREYDGKSDLHVGITNTNGVVYNYNQRGVRRDQAGWEQSLSVPLVQPNMFGLRDQWNRYLEDFSAMGAWLPHRYDEDHHNCYSYTLSFINCILTTEGKEQLDKNEFTEKYVIPRTRLASKYITLYRAIEKHGFYAVDHPDQGTSPPSEVVCAEGYE